One genomic segment of Rhizobium gallicum bv. gallicum R602sp includes these proteins:
- a CDS encoding DMT family transporter, with amino-acid sequence MQNDIGKGTVEMTAAMVISGTIGWFVVMSGQPVSGVVFWRCLFGAASLLVICGALGFLRPGILSPRTFGIAVLGGIAIVANWLLLFASYSHASISIATTVYNTQPFMLLALGAAFLGEKITLAKLFWLALAFAGMVAIIEAKPDAGGISGSYGLGIALALGAAFFYALAALAAKWLKGTPPHLIALIQVSTGILMLAPVTDFSDLPTTAGSWCILVAMGVVHTGLMYVLLYGAIQKLPTHLTGALSFIYPIVAIAVDGLAFGRALQPLQILGAAIILVAAAGMNLGWTPGRWLRPIRN; translated from the coding sequence ATGCAGAACGATATAGGCAAAGGCACGGTTGAGATGACGGCGGCAATGGTAATTTCGGGGACGATCGGCTGGTTCGTCGTCATGTCCGGCCAGCCTGTGAGCGGAGTTGTTTTCTGGCGTTGCCTGTTTGGGGCTGCGAGCCTTCTTGTCATCTGCGGCGCCCTCGGATTCTTGAGGCCCGGCATTCTCTCGCCGAGAACCTTTGGCATCGCCGTGCTCGGCGGGATCGCCATCGTGGCGAACTGGCTGCTGCTTTTCGCCTCCTATTCGCACGCATCGATCTCGATCGCGACCACCGTCTACAATACCCAACCCTTCATGCTTCTGGCGCTCGGCGCCGCATTCCTCGGCGAGAAGATCACTTTGGCGAAACTCTTTTGGCTGGCGCTCGCCTTTGCCGGCATGGTGGCGATTATCGAAGCCAAACCTGATGCCGGCGGCATTTCAGGCAGCTACGGGCTGGGTATTGCGCTGGCACTTGGGGCGGCCTTCTTCTATGCGCTGGCGGCACTTGCCGCAAAGTGGCTGAAGGGCACGCCGCCGCACCTGATCGCACTCATTCAGGTTTCGACCGGCATTCTCATGCTGGCGCCCGTGACCGACTTTTCGGACCTGCCTACAACGGCCGGATCGTGGTGCATTCTTGTGGCGATGGGCGTCGTCCATACCGGCCTGATGTATGTACTGCTCTACGGCGCAATCCAGAAGCTGCCGACACATCTCACCGGCGCACTTTCCTTCATTTACCCGATCGTTGCGATCGCGGTGGACGGCCTCGCTTTTGGTCGCGCACTGCAGCCATTGCAGATCCTCGGTGCGGCAATCATCCTTGTTGCGGCAGCGGGAATGAATCTCGGCTGGACGCCCGGGCGTTGGCTGCGACCTATCCGAAATTGA
- a CDS encoding LysE family translocator: MTVAALLAYSGALFIAAIIPGPGITAIVARALGSNFRETFFMGLGLVLGDITYLTAVILGLAFVAQTFTGIFLLIKFAGVLYLCYIAYKLWTAGLLPQDITARRSSSIGISFLSGLLVTLGNPKTMLFYVALVPTLIDINHIGPREYGILLVATFVVLLLVLIPYMLLASRARTMLKQPRALQAVNRVAASILAGTAAFIAARAA; this comes from the coding sequence ATGACCGTTGCAGCCCTGCTTGCCTATAGCGGCGCCCTTTTTATCGCTGCGATCATTCCCGGACCCGGCATCACCGCGATCGTTGCCCGCGCGCTCGGCTCGAATTTTCGCGAGACCTTCTTCATGGGTCTCGGCCTTGTTCTCGGCGACATCACGTACCTGACGGCGGTGATCCTCGGCCTTGCATTCGTGGCGCAGACCTTCACCGGAATATTCCTCCTCATCAAATTCGCCGGCGTGCTTTACCTCTGCTACATTGCCTACAAGCTCTGGACGGCAGGTCTTTTGCCGCAGGATATTACCGCGCGCAGATCAAGCAGCATCGGCATATCCTTCCTGTCCGGCCTTCTGGTGACGCTCGGCAACCCGAAGACGATGCTCTTTTACGTCGCCCTCGTGCCGACACTAATCGACATCAACCACATCGGCCCTCGAGAATATGGCATACTTTTAGTCGCAACCTTCGTTGTGCTGCTTTTGGTTTTGATCCCTTACATGCTGCTTGCGTCGCGCGCCCGCACGATGCTGAAACAGCCGCGCGCGCTGCAAGCGGTCAACCGGGTTGCGGCGAGCATCCTGGCCGGAACCGCAGCCTTTATCGCTGCACGCGCAGCCTGA
- a CDS encoding cysteine hydrolase family protein → MTTGLLLIDVQNAILKGLGSTRRQPLIDKTLDETVARLAEVLQRARAVNAPVVIVQHDGHASHRLAEGSEGWQLRDEIAPQDREVVVHKRSCDSFFETDLQARLRENGITRLVVGGCMTQFCVDTTARRAVSLGYDVTLMSDGHMTADMGELRFEQIIAHHNAVLDEFDAGSHEIRLAQAAAINFG, encoded by the coding sequence ATGACAACCGGACTGCTGCTGATCGATGTTCAGAATGCTATCTTGAAAGGCCTCGGAAGCACCAGGCGCCAGCCTTTGATCGACAAGACGCTGGACGAAACGGTGGCGCGTCTCGCAGAGGTTCTCCAAAGGGCCCGCGCGGTGAATGCACCGGTCGTCATCGTCCAGCATGACGGACACGCATCCCACCGTCTTGCGGAAGGCAGCGAAGGCTGGCAGTTGCGCGACGAGATTGCGCCTCAAGATCGCGAGGTCGTCGTTCACAAGCGCAGCTGCGACTCGTTCTTCGAAACCGATCTCCAAGCGCGCCTCAGGGAGAACGGCATCACCAGGCTGGTGGTCGGCGGCTGCATGACCCAGTTCTGCGTCGATACCACCGCGCGGCGCGCCGTTTCGCTCGGCTACGATGTGACGCTGATGTCCGATGGACATATGACGGCCGACATGGGCGAACTCCGCTTCGAACAGATCATTGCCCACCACAACGCCGTGCTCGACGAGTTCGATGCCGGCAGCCATGAAATCCGGCTTGCACAGGCAGCGGCGATCAATTTCGGATAG